A window of the Cicer arietinum cultivar CDC Frontier isolate Library 1 chromosome 6, Cicar.CDCFrontier_v2.0, whole genome shotgun sequence genome harbors these coding sequences:
- the LOC140920672 gene encoding secreted RxLR effector protein 161-like translates to MPDLAFAVNLVSRFMTDPGALHWSALKWIMRYLNGSLTTCLKFKKTCHDKEPIKGYVDSDYIGNMGTRKSIYGYVFTLYGTDVSWRAITHSVVTISTTQAEFIALTEGVKEVRWMK, encoded by the coding sequence ATGCCAGATTTGGCTTTTGCTGTGAATCTTGTAAGCAGATTTATGACTGATCCAGGAGCACTGCATTGGTCGGCACTCAAGTGGATTATGAGGTACTTAAATGGCTCACTGACAACATGTTTAAAGTTCAAAAAGACTTGTCATGACAAGGAACCAATCAAAGGATATGTGGACTCAGATTATATTGGAAACATGGGCActagaaaatcaatttatggTTATGTTTTTACTCTATATGGGACTGATGTAAGTTGGAGAGCAATTACACATTCAGTGGTAACAATTTCTACAACTCAAGCTGAATTCATCGCTCTTACTGAAGGTGTTAAGGAAGTTAGATGGATGAAATGA